The Butyrivibrio fibrisolvens genome window below encodes:
- a CDS encoding acyltransferase family protein, translated as MQQMVYAVYVVLPVILLWGARYTGHGKFNDEFLSLEQSKMLQGFLAICIMLHHIAQKTCAPWMYPPSRIVHGLDIFVPSGYLLVSVFLFFNGYGVYKSFHAKENYLKGYVKRRILPVVLALYTTTFIFFIARLLVGEKMDANQVLLYLTSIDLCNPNTWYVIVLPFLYLFFYISFKIFKKDGLAVLSTTAFVVLYLLLGTSIDHNDFWIRGEWWYNCVFLFPIGIIFAKFENKIIPHLKKYYWVYLIAALAAYYPLYRYSDFICNIFGYYGENWGAPDTILRRRISLLSQIVLTSEFVFCVLLLNMKLKIGNKFLKFMGSITLEFYLIHGLYVELFGWQFDGGVPSPHHIKYVIVYVLVVFALGVASAVPLKMLHELILGKKKAGPASKKQLKAS; from the coding sequence ATGCAACAAATGGTATATGCAGTCTATGTAGTACTGCCTGTTATCTTGTTATGGGGAGCAAGATATACAGGACATGGGAAATTCAACGATGAATTTCTGTCTTTGGAGCAGTCCAAGATGTTGCAAGGATTCCTTGCTATATGCATCATGCTCCATCACATCGCACAAAAGACCTGTGCGCCTTGGATGTATCCGCCAAGTCGTATAGTACACGGTCTTGATATCTTTGTGCCAAGTGGATATCTATTGGTATCCGTCTTTTTGTTTTTTAATGGATATGGGGTTTACAAAAGTTTCCATGCAAAAGAAAATTATCTGAAAGGATATGTAAAAAGAAGAATCCTTCCTGTAGTTCTGGCTCTTTACACTACTACTTTTATCTTCTTTATTGCAAGACTTCTTGTTGGCGAGAAGATGGATGCAAATCAGGTACTGCTCTATCTTACAAGTATTGACCTTTGCAATCCCAACACCTGGTATGTGATCGTATTACCATTCCTTTACCTGTTTTTCTATATTTCATTTAAGATCTTTAAGAAAGACGGCCTCGCAGTCCTTTCTACAACCGCATTCGTTGTCTTATATCTGCTTCTGGGAACCAGTATAGATCACAACGATTTCTGGATAAGAGGAGAATGGTGGTATAACTGCGTATTCTTATTCCCGATAGGAATCATCTTTGCAAAATTTGAAAATAAGATAATCCCGCATCTCAAAAAGTATTACTGGGTATATCTTATCGCAGCACTTGCCGCATACTATCCGCTCTACAGATACTCAGATTTTATCTGCAACATATTTGGCTATTACGGCGAGAACTGGGGAGCACCTGATACGATCCTGAGAAGAAGGATAAGCCTTCTGTCACAGATAGTTCTAACATCAGAATTCGTATTCTGTGTACTGCTTCTCAACATGAAACTTAAAATCGGCAATAAATTCCTTAAGTTCATGGGCAGCATCACACTTGAATTCTATCTGATCCACGGTCTGTATGTAGAGCTCTTTGGATGGCAATTTGATGGCGGAGTTCCATCTCCTCACCATATCAAATATGTGATCGTATATGTCCTTGTAGTATTTGCCCTTGGCGTAGCATCTGCTGTTCCACTAAAGATGCTGCACGAACTTATACTTGGCAAAAAGAAAGCCGGGCCTGCTTCTAAGAAGCAGCTTAAGGCAAGCTGA
- a CDS encoding J domain-containing protein, translating into MAKRDYYDVLGVSKNATDKEIKTAYRKLAKKYHPDTAGSDEQSKKKFEEIGEAYAVLSDPEKKKLYDTYGFAAFENGGLQGDSNNSSYSGFSDNGRYYTHFTNDPGDMDDIFGDLFGSMFGGAHSSGKRSFHFNKGPFSYSSEDEGYYNDAYSGGPYYEGSSPFEGADTGMLDIHSDIDVSFDDAAFGAERRLQITEGDGKTVTLQVKIPAGIEDGKSIRLKGKGNRMGRKSGDLYLKVHILPKDGFERKGSDVYTIARVPFTTAVFGGEVMVDTLYGQVMCKVPAGMQSGGKIRLKNKGVPVMGHKDKSGDQYVTIEVIVPKNLSNQACQKLKEFEKLAG; encoded by the coding sequence ATGGCAAAGAGAGATTATTATGATGTCCTTGGCGTAAGCAAGAACGCTACTGATAAAGAGATTAAGACAGCTTACAGGAAGCTGGCCAAGAAATATCATCCGGATACAGCAGGCAGTGATGAACAGTCCAAGAAGAAGTTCGAGGAGATTGGCGAAGCCTATGCAGTACTAAGTGACCCTGAGAAAAAGAAGCTATATGATACTTACGGCTTTGCAGCATTTGAAAATGGTGGCCTGCAAGGCGATAGTAATAATAGCTCCTATTCAGGTTTTTCAGACAATGGCAGATATTATACCCACTTTACTAATGATCCCGGAGATATGGATGATATATTCGGTGATCTGTTCGGAAGCATGTTCGGCGGTGCACACTCTTCAGGCAAAAGATCTTTTCATTTTAATAAAGGTCCCTTTAGTTATAGCAGCGAGGATGAAGGCTATTACAATGATGCCTATAGCGGCGGGCCCTACTATGAAGGCAGTTCACCCTTTGAAGGGGCAGATACAGGAATGCTAGATATCCATTCTGATATAGATGTCTCTTTTGACGATGCAGCCTTTGGAGCAGAAAGAAGACTCCAGATCACAGAAGGTGATGGCAAGACAGTGACTTTGCAGGTCAAGATACCCGCCGGAATCGAAGACGGCAAGAGTATCCGCTTAAAGGGCAAAGGCAATCGTATGGGGCGAAAGTCAGGAGATCTGTACCTCAAAGTACATATTCTTCCAAAAGACGGCTTCGAAAGAAAGGGCTCTGATGTCTATACTATAGCTAGGGTACCATTTACTACAGCTGTCTTTGGCGGGGAGGTAATGGTAGATACACTTTACGGCCAGGTAATGTGCAAGGTCCCTGCCGGCATGCAGTCAGGCGGCAAAATAAGACTTAAGAATAAAGGCGTACCTGTAATGGGCCACAAAGATAAGAGTGGCGACCAGTACGTGACCATAGAAGTCATAGTACCCAAAAACCTCTCTAACCAGGCCTGTCAGAAGCTCAAGGAATTTGAAAAGCTTGCAGGATAA
- a CDS encoding Ig-like domain-containing protein produces MFNKKWGTKRVLAIIMSLVVLEPAVLSGISTVSYAEQLSDPGDDLNAEAGSSSGSSSSDEQNSSSQGSTDNSSGTGSGAEDSTGSEGSDNAATASSAEDDPAQGSSDSSSKETSDAATAEDSEDGADASSSASTGDSSDAASSASTGASDDETKDKTKTKSTVLGASRTTSPMSDQGDDGYENFTSDTQVADFVFGTDGNISSEDTYSSDKGYGFSDVDYNTDPTGWSGGVYYERKANVSTGSASYVSDSENYLEIRSKVWTETESSGYGVYTYENTSTLDVDLYNADYKVEVTFANPTESSYSAYLEAEDIGQVSGINISAGGEATASYEVSLIDGTLNMKFLASGSATSISDAATSSVYIKEVVITRLSTDYASSKPTLYVASDSTVQTYDAYYYPQTGWGQTFSNWFGDLVEEREAVNASFSQSQVYEAENATIENRSIGGRSSKSYVEEGKLEDILEDIGAGDYLFIQWGHNDATSSRPNRYVSTSDFSKWIMMYVRGAYQRGATPILVTPVSRYSYTYDSNGRLTWKSDFEAYRQVMISLAGEYDIPIIDLTSRSGDICESLGAEGAKALFLTGVEAGDYSEGAYTGGSSDATHLQWYGAFKFSQAVAQGIVDYADNTDNEYKLVGTCNDQLDALASLVEISAATDAPSKVTGLEITSKGSTSVSLSWDSAEGAELYYIYRAVLEDGQKAEDIDFTKAEKYSVSSKRTYTDSNCGAGVTYVYAVAAYNSYGLGEVSDYIEVTTKNAGYRFDFNYNSSPTMEGWNGVTQSQSYSSSVGYGWIKAPGNGRYRSGNGKADSSDMADDFCLGAGEFAVDIPNGSYEVTIYAGDLLPGTSTIKCAYTAEGVSIGSIACKQSLGSCTATVNVTDGQLNIVVGGTNNYINGLTITSLLTAPGNLTITELSFTDTTASFLFAFNTVEEAKSYTVYQKTSSDTDYSVAKTYTADELVEKDLDCRAMVADLGETYSYYMTCTTADGVESPASNIVTQEMIDPSVAVPGAVKNVECTSPKEDASELQNYISLSWDANDTSDKVIKYVIYRSDKAESDKGFKEFTKVGTTTKTTYTDKDDVATNIHYYYKVAAMNAGGIGELSEVCITPVVGTLVAGGLETYSSRQLVAISLSGSSGASTYVTATDSEGKEIKSGVYLSWRAYKGDFSGKNLTTTFTVYRNDVRIATNISVTNCIDEGGSSSDVYRVVGSNDSSLGLKTIGTNVWDNQYLELQLVKPSDQTMPDGSTCTYTANDMSVGDLDGDGELELIVKWYPSNAKDNSGSGYTGTTFLDAYDVNFATGVCSLMWRIDMGINIRSGAHYTQFQVWDFDADGCAEIAVKTADGTTTYDADLQETGYVGACSMADLDTATISTKNDYRNTSGYVLDGPEYFTMFNGEDGTIIDTVKYTPERGSVSAWGDGYGNRVDRFLSCTAYLNGTTPFAVFCRGYYTRTCLTAYYLSTADDGTQSIGTYWTFDTNDAGSQYEGQGNHAVIVADVDNDDKDEIIYGSLTLDNDGSVLYSTGLGHGDAEHVSDFVSSNDGLEVMDVHEHDNATYHVEIHDAQTGEILTGYYTGKDTGRGMASDIDPTAEGAEYWSIADPSYSSNDEPSWNSRNASVYSGQSGVFNSSDTDGSNLIILTEGSTPAVNFSLYWDGDLLAEMQDHTFNSAAYVPLTTTIEKWDYENGISYTLFESSEVLTSNGTKGNLGLVGDILGDWRDEIVARCSDDASKIRIYSTTITTDYVIPCSLTDLQYREAIAWQNVGYNQPAHTSYLISEGLVTSKLSEGDVSSNSIDVLYTKACDGSVYGHDVEGYSVYRADVTVDSNGNETVGDYTKIGEIDTDDMVKASEGGSSSGSGSSESEPVYLKFDFGNGRVEDGYTQVLADTAYSSDTGYGFSSDTIKKNILSNKTYRSWTDEDNADLLYDSVFGFETDGSAEFDADLPNGTYEVTFIVANGSGAYYQAISCEGETVSTINNFRHGKSDITIDKITATVTVSDGTLNIVVKTSKSGYGSMYFTGIEIKDVDYDNYLSESKASSTKDDATNKDDADTTGRYVYTDKDVEAGHSYSYKIAAIVDGKDSYNSKALTITSGIDVSTVIDTDVSFDIPGSMKFDDDDALEAYIISLKETYAVKDQNGNVSNLAVKSIDVSKIDMSAVGSYKADVTLKGCSKTVEITVNVIENGATGYAKLDDITVIVGGSVTLPETVEATFLDGTSDSVNVTWDTSSLDLNKVGEYTLKGSVEGDEDCVTVKVIVVDDYIVSAGDVYVEAVYGSKVEDYLPDTVAATYYSGAVKQAQASYDTSKVDMNTSATYKVPGTINGTDVTFTLNLVVRYEALYSFDFGISSGTGADGWTTLTANPKGGSKTLDSLGLTYSKEKGYGFTDGTATCQGRSESYEYTQGVIPKNVYTDFIIPDGQTFVVDVENGSYEVDVVSGSYYKSTVKATIEGTAVTVSNAASTYSIGTYTVSVTDGQLTIEFAAGATSRVDGIVIRKVGSNYNTPGDDPTDDNKETDNKETDNQETGNTDNTNTDNKDSGNTNTDNTNTESNSSSGSTQSSGTGNTSSSTGSGTGTTGGSSSSTGSSSSSTGSTSSTTASGNTSDNSTTTGSGTSSGSGTTTQDGTLVADADNTPGQVAGATRPQPSGTSSGTSTGNAGNATGSSDNGGDDTQGLVAEVTQDTDIAESTEENVESDQSDNTQSLETEGEGQTTTEQGESTTIEESDTAQADTPHHNPVATAAAVASVFVILAGLIFAGIKSGFFLKILSFIR; encoded by the coding sequence ATGTTTAACAAAAAATGGGGAACGAAGCGCGTTCTAGCTATCATAATGTCGCTGGTCGTGCTTGAGCCTGCAGTTTTATCAGGCATATCAACTGTTTCATATGCTGAGCAGCTATCAGATCCGGGAGATGATCTAAACGCAGAGGCTGGTAGCTCATCAGGATCTTCATCTTCTGATGAGCAGAATAGTAGCTCTCAGGGTTCTACAGATAACTCATCAGGGACAGGGTCTGGTGCAGAAGATAGTACAGGATCTGAAGGCTCTGATAATGCAGCAACAGCATCATCAGCAGAGGATGATCCGGCTCAGGGAAGTTCTGATTCATCTTCTAAGGAGACTTCTGATGCAGCAACAGCTGAAGATTCAGAAGATGGTGCAGATGCATCATCAAGTGCGTCAACAGGAGACTCTTCTGATGCAGCATCGAGTGCTTCAACTGGTGCATCGGATGATGAGACCAAAGATAAAACTAAGACTAAAAGCACCGTCTTGGGTGCAAGCAGGACCACTTCACCTATGTCTGATCAGGGTGATGACGGATATGAGAACTTTACAAGCGATACTCAGGTTGCAGACTTTGTATTTGGAACAGATGGCAATATCTCTTCCGAAGATACATATAGTAGCGACAAGGGATATGGTTTTAGCGATGTAGACTATAATACCGACCCTACGGGCTGGTCAGGCGGCGTATATTACGAAAGAAAGGCCAATGTCTCTACAGGAAGTGCTTCCTATGTAAGTGACTCTGAGAACTACCTTGAGATCAGGTCCAAGGTATGGACTGAAACTGAAAGCTCAGGTTATGGTGTCTATACTTATGAGAACACTTCTACACTGGACGTAGACCTTTATAATGCTGATTACAAGGTTGAAGTTACTTTTGCTAACCCGACTGAATCTTCATATTCTGCTTATCTTGAAGCAGAGGATATCGGACAGGTAAGCGGTATTAATATATCCGCAGGCGGTGAGGCAACTGCATCTTATGAAGTGAGTCTTATAGACGGAACCCTTAATATGAAGTTCCTTGCATCAGGATCTGCAACATCTATATCAGATGCAGCTACTTCATCCGTATATATCAAGGAAGTCGTTATCACAAGACTTTCAACAGATTATGCATCTTCCAAGCCTACATTATATGTGGCATCGGATTCTACAGTTCAGACCTATGATGCATATTACTATCCTCAGACAGGATGGGGACAGACTTTTAGCAACTGGTTTGGTGATCTTGTAGAAGAAAGAGAAGCAGTAAATGCCTCTTTTTCCCAGTCACAGGTATATGAAGCAGAAAATGCTACAATAGAGAACCGCTCTATAGGCGGACGTTCCAGTAAATCTTATGTTGAAGAAGGTAAACTTGAAGATATCCTTGAAGATATCGGCGCAGGAGACTATCTCTTCATACAGTGGGGTCACAATGATGCAACATCGTCCCGCCCTAACAGATATGTGTCAACATCAGATTTTTCCAAATGGATCATGATGTATGTAAGAGGTGCTTATCAAAGAGGTGCAACACCTATCCTTGTAACACCTGTTTCAAGATACAGCTATACTTATGATTCTAATGGCAGACTTACATGGAAATCAGACTTTGAAGCATATCGTCAGGTTATGATATCACTTGCAGGAGAATATGATATTCCGATCATTGACCTTACAAGTCGTTCAGGTGATATCTGCGAAAGCCTTGGTGCAGAAGGTGCCAAAGCTCTTTTCCTGACAGGTGTAGAAGCTGGTGACTATTCAGAAGGCGCATATACAGGCGGATCTTCAGATGCTACTCACCTTCAGTGGTATGGCGCATTCAAGTTCTCGCAGGCAGTTGCGCAGGGTATCGTTGACTATGCAGATAATACAGACAATGAGTATAAGCTTGTAGGAACCTGCAATGATCAGCTTGACGCTCTTGCATCACTTGTTGAGATATCAGCTGCAACAGATGCTCCTTCCAAGGTTACAGGACTTGAGATAACAAGTAAAGGTTCTACAAGCGTATCTCTTTCATGGGACAGCGCAGAAGGCGCAGAGCTTTACTATATCTACAGAGCTGTTCTTGAAGATGGCCAGAAGGCAGAAGATATTGATTTTACCAAGGCTGAGAAATATTCTGTATCCTCAAAGCGTACTTATACAGACTCTAACTGCGGCGCAGGAGTTACCTATGTATACGCGGTTGCAGCTTATAACAGCTACGGCCTTGGCGAGGTATCAGATTATATAGAAGTTACAACCAAGAATGCCGGATACAGATTCGACTTTAATTACAATTCATCCCCTACAATGGAGGGATGGAACGGCGTAACACAGAGCCAGAGCTATAGCTCCTCAGTAGGATACGGCTGGATCAAAGCACCTGGCAACGGCCGTTATAGAAGCGGCAACGGCAAGGCTGACTCATCTGATATGGCAGACGATTTCTGCCTTGGAGCAGGTGAGTTTGCAGTAGATATTCCTAATGGAAGCTACGAAGTTACTATCTATGCAGGTGACCTGTTACCAGGTACCAGCACTATCAAGTGTGCGTATACTGCAGAAGGCGTATCTATAGGATCCATTGCCTGCAAGCAGTCTCTTGGCTCATGTACGGCAACTGTTAACGTAACAGACGGACAGCTTAACATAGTAGTAGGCGGAACCAACAATTACATCAATGGTCTTACTATCACAAGCCTTCTTACTGCTCCCGGTAACCTTACTATTACAGAGCTTTCCTTTACAGATACTACAGCTTCTTTCCTGTTTGCATTCAATACTGTAGAAGAGGCAAAGAGCTATACAGTATACCAAAAGACGAGTTCTGATACAGATTATAGTGTTGCTAAGACCTATACAGCAGATGAGCTTGTAGAAAAAGATCTTGACTGCAGAGCTATGGTTGCTGACCTTGGCGAGACATATTCTTACTATATGACATGTACTACAGCAGACGGAGTAGAGTCTCCTGCAAGTAACATCGTAACACAGGAGATGATCGATCCATCAGTAGCAGTACCTGGCGCAGTCAAAAATGTAGAATGCACAAGCCCTAAGGAAGACGCATCAGAGCTTCAGAACTATATATCTCTTTCATGGGATGCCAATGACACCTCTGACAAGGTTATCAAGTATGTGATCTACAGAAGTGATAAGGCCGAAAGCGACAAGGGCTTTAAAGAATTCACCAAAGTAGGTACTACAACTAAGACAACTTATACAGACAAAGATGATGTTGCAACTAACATTCACTACTATTACAAGGTAGCTGCAATGAATGCAGGTGGTATAGGTGAGCTTTCTGAGGTATGCATCACACCTGTAGTTGGAACACTTGTAGCAGGCGGTCTTGAGACATACTCCAGCAGACAGCTCGTAGCTATAAGCCTGTCCGGAAGTTCAGGAGCATCCACCTATGTGACTGCAACTGATTCTGAGGGAAAAGAAATAAAGAGCGGTGTATATCTTAGCTGGAGAGCTTACAAGGGTGATTTTAGCGGCAAAAATCTTACAACAACCTTTACCGTATATCGTAATGACGTTAGGATCGCTACTAATATAAGTGTTACGAACTGTATCGATGAAGGCGGATCATCTTCTGATGTATACAGAGTTGTAGGATCCAACGACTCATCACTTGGTCTTAAAACGATCGGAACCAATGTCTGGGACAATCAGTATCTTGAGCTTCAGCTGGTAAAGCCCTCTGATCAGACTATGCCTGATGGATCTACATGTACATATACAGCCAATGATATGTCTGTGGGTGACCTTGACGGCGACGGAGAGCTTGAGCTTATAGTTAAGTGGTATCCAAGCAATGCCAAGGATAACTCAGGATCAGGCTATACCGGAACAACTTTCCTTGATGCCTATGATGTTAACTTCGCAACAGGCGTCTGCAGCCTTATGTGGAGGATCGACATGGGTATTAACATCCGTTCAGGTGCTCACTATACACAGTTCCAGGTATGGGATTTTGATGCGGATGGATGTGCAGAGATCGCAGTAAAGACAGCTGACGGAACTACAACATACGACGCTGACCTTCAAGAGACAGGTTATGTCGGAGCATGCTCCATGGCTGATCTTGATACAGCAACTATTTCTACCAAAAATGATTATCGTAACACATCAGGATATGTTCTCGACGGACCTGAGTACTTTACAATGTTCAACGGTGAAGATGGAACCATAATAGATACTGTTAAGTACACTCCTGAAAGAGGCTCTGTATCTGCTTGGGGTGATGGCTACGGCAACAGAGTAGACAGATTCTTATCATGTACAGCTTATCTTAATGGAACAACACCTTTTGCAGTATTCTGCAGAGGCTATTATACAAGAACTTGTCTTACAGCATATTATCTTTCTACAGCAGATGACGGTACTCAGTCTATCGGTACTTACTGGACATTCGATACCAACGATGCAGGTTCACAGTATGAAGGCCAGGGCAACCACGCAGTAATAGTTGCTGATGTAGATAATGATGACAAAGATGAGATAATATACGGCTCACTTACACTTGATAATGATGGAAGTGTTCTGTATTCTACAGGACTTGGACATGGTGATGCAGAGCATGTAAGTGATTTTGTATCATCCAACGACGGACTTGAGGTAATGGATGTTCATGAACATGATAATGCAACATATCATGTTGAGATCCATGATGCTCAGACTGGTGAGATCCTTACAGGATACTACACAGGTAAGGATACAGGACGAGGCATGGCTTCTGATATCGATCCTACAGCAGAAGGCGCTGAGTACTGGTCAATAGCAGATCCAAGCTATTCATCCAATGATGAGCCGTCTTGGAATTCAAGAAATGCAAGTGTATATTCTGGCCAGTCCGGTGTATTTAATTCATCAGATACAGATGGATCAAACCTTATAATACTTACAGAAGGAAGCACACCAGCTGTTAACTTCTCACTGTACTGGGATGGTGATCTCCTTGCAGAGATGCAGGATCATACCTTTAACTCAGCAGCATATGTGCCTCTTACAACAACAATTGAGAAGTGGGACTATGAAAATGGTATATCCTACACACTTTTTGAATCTTCAGAAGTATTAACCTCTAATGGAACTAAAGGTAATTTAGGACTTGTAGGCGATATCCTTGGTGACTGGAGAGATGAGATAGTAGCAAGATGTTCTGATGATGCATCAAAGATCAGAATCTACTCTACAACAATTACTACAGATTATGTGATCCCATGTTCACTTACAGATCTTCAGTACAGAGAAGCTATTGCATGGCAGAATGTTGGATACAATCAGCCTGCACATACAAGCTATCTGATATCAGAAGGCCTTGTAACATCGAAACTTTCAGAAGGCGATGTAAGCTCAAATAGTATTGATGTTCTTTATACCAAGGCATGTGATGGATCAGTATATGGTCACGATGTAGAGGGATATAGCGTATACAGAGCTGATGTAACAGTAGATTCTAATGGCAATGAGACAGTAGGTGACTATACTAAGATAGGTGAAATTGATACAGATGATATGGTCAAAGCTTCTGAAGGTGGATCATCATCCGGATCAGGTTCTTCTGAATCAGAGCCTGTATATCTTAAGTTTGACTTTGGTAACGGAAGAGTCGAAGATGGCTATACACAGGTACTTGCAGATACTGCTTATAGCTCAGATACAGGATACGGCTTTAGTAGTGACACTATTAAGAAGAATATTTTATCAAATAAAACTTACAGATCATGGACTGATGAAGACAACGCAGATCTTCTGTATGACTCCGTATTTGGTTTTGAGACAGATGGAAGTGCAGAGTTTGATGCAGATCTTCCAAACGGAACCTATGAAGTAACATTTATAGTAGCAAACGGATCAGGAGCTTACTATCAGGCTATATCCTGCGAAGGAGAGACAGTATCTACTATTAATAATTTCCGTCATGGCAAGAGTGATATAACTATTGATAAGATAACAGCTACAGTTACAGTATCAGACGGAACTCTTAATATCGTAGTAAAGACCAGTAAGAGCGGATATGGTTCCATGTATTTTACAGGAATCGAGATCAAAGACGTAGATTATGACAACTATCTGTCTGAAAGCAAAGCTTCAAGTACTAAGGATGATGCTACAAACAAGGACGATGCTGATACAACAGGAAGATACGTATATACTGATAAGGATGTAGAAGCAGGTCACAGCTATTCATACAAGATAGCAGCAATTGTAGATGGTAAGGATTCCTATAATTCCAAGGCACTCACTATCACAAGCGGTATTGATGTATCTACTGTAATTGATACAGATGTTTCTTTTGATATACCAGGTTCCATGAAATTTGATGACGATGATGCTCTTGAAGCTTATATCATCTCATTAAAAGAAACTTATGCAGTTAAGGATCAAAACGGCAACGTATCAAATCTTGCAGTAAAGAGTATAGACGTATCCAAGATTGATATGAGCGCTGTTGGAAGTTACAAGGCTGATGTAACACTTAAGGGTTGTTCAAAGACTGTAGAGATTACAGTTAACGTAATTGAAAACGGAGCAACAGGTTATGCAAAGCTTGACGATATCACTGTTATAGTCGGAGGCAGCGTAACACTGCCTGAGACTGTAGAGGCAACATTCCTTGACGGAACATCTGACAGCGTAAACGTAACCTGGGACACATCCTCACTTGACCTTAACAAAGTAGGAGAGTACACCCTTAAAGGATCTGTAGAAGGCGATGAGGACTGTGTAACAGTAAAAGTTATCGTAGTAGACGACTACATCGTATCTGCAGGTGATGTCTATGTAGAAGCTGTATATGGCAGCAAAGTAGAAGACTATCTTCCGGATACAGTTGCAGCGACCTATTATAGCGGAGCAGTTAAACAGGCACAGGCATCATATGATACTTCCAAGGTAGATATGAACACATCTGCAACCTATAAAGTTCCTGGTACTATTAATGGCACAGATGTGACATTCACTCTTAACCTTGTAGTAAGATATGAAGCTCTTTACAGCTTTGATTTTGGTATATCTTCAGGAACAGGCGCTGATGGCTGGACTACACTGACAGCCAATCCTAAAGGCGGCAGCAAAACGCTTGACAGCCTTGGACTTACATATTCCAAGGAAAAAGGCTACGGCTTTACAGATGGAACAGCCACATGTCAGGGAAGGTCAGAAAGCTATGAATATACTCAGGGCGTGATCCCCAAGAATGTATATACTGATTTCATAATTCCTGATGGTCAGACATTTGTTGTTGATGTAGAAAACGGCAGTTATGAAGTTGATGTTGTCTCAGGTTCATATTACAAATCAACTGTTAAGGCTACTATAGAGGGTACTGCAGTAACTGTATCTAATGCAGCATCTACTTATAGTATAGGAACTTATACAGTAAGTGTAACTGATGGTCAGCTTACTATAGAGTTTGCAGCAGGCGCTACATCTAGAGTTGATGGTATTGTTATAAGAAAAGTGGGTTCAAACTACAATACACCTGGCGATGATCCTACAGATGACAACAAGGAAACTGACAATAAAGAAACAGATAATCAGGAAACAGGTAACACCGATAACACAAATACAGATAACAAAGATTCTGGAAATACTAATACTGATAATACAAATACAGAAAGTAATAGTTCTTCAGGATCAACACAGAGTTCCGGAACAGGCAATACTTCAAGTAGCACAGGATCCGGAACAGGCACTACAGGAGGATCAAGCTCATCAACAGGAAGCTCAAGTTCTTCAACAGGCAGTACAAGCTCAACAACAGCTTCCGGTAATACTTCAGATAATAGTACTACTACAGGATCTGGAACATCATCAGGAAGCGGCACGACTACTCAGGATGGAACACTGGTTGCAGATGCAGACAATACTCCCGGTCAAGTAGCTGGTGCTACAAGACCACAGCCTAGTGGAACATCTTCAGGTACATCTACAGGTAACGCAGGCAATGCAACCGGTTCATCAGATAATGGTGGTGATGATACACAGGGGCTTGTTGCAGAAGTTACTCAGGATACAGATATTGCAGAAAGTACAGAAGAAAACGTTGAATCAGATCAGTCTGATAACACCCAGTCCTTAGAAACAGAAGGCGAAGGCCAGACTACTACTGAGCAGGGAGAGAGTACTACAATCGAAGAGTCAGATACAGCGCAGGCAGATACACCACATCATAACCCGGTAGCTACTGCAGCTGCTGTAGCATCAGTATTTGTAATCCTTGCAGGACTTATCTTTGCAGGTATCAAATCCGGCTTCTTTCTTAAGATCCTTTCTTTTATCAGATAA